caaaattgaattatatcaatatagttcaaaatatcaaagtttccatcTCACTAAATATATAACTGGTATCCATCGAGAAACGAGGAATATCCTCTATGTAATGTCATTTCTGTGTAGGATTCTATAAATCAATGTATCAGAAAATGAAAGACTAATTAATTTATGAAGTGTTACTAAAGTGGAACTTACTCCTGCAGAAACTTCATAAATAAACTTTATTGTATTCAATTCTAAGAAATAAAAGCTTGAAGGCCATAAGAAATATATAAGTTAATAAAGGCAGTGTTTTATTCTAAGAAatatcccacttctgacaccatgtcAGGTATTCATCACGCAAGATGACTTCCAGTCCAACCACCTGTATTACCTCGCTCACTGGAGAGTTACACAAACATGGAGATTACAATATTAGCAGCAGAGCtggataaaatatatataaatatataaacctatacatgtatactgcaCTCCTACAGAAACTTCATTAAAAACTTGATTGTATTCTATTCTAAGAAATAATGACCTTGAAAGTCATTagaaatacataaattaatAAAGCCAAAATAGTTGTCATGGAGTACATGTTGTCTCGATATAAAACAACTcagaatattttttctttatttaatctCATGATGATATAACAGGAAAATACACTTTAATTGGCAAAAGAAATCAGTCTTTTCTGACGACTGCATTGCAATGTGGCATGTCTAAATATTCAATGACCTACACTACACACAGATTAACCcatgtaacaaaatatttcatcaacaGGTATATTTTTACAGGTGATTCCCAATGCTATCAAGTTCTACAAAATATACTCCTGGTTGCAAATTTAAAGGCAAATATATTAaattcatatgtgtatatatgtaaacttCTAAATATTCTGTGACAACAATAGTTCCTTGAAAAATACATTGAAGAGATAATATTATTTCCTCTGTTTTAATTCTGGTGCTTTATTGTTATCCATAGTCAACCTTTAATTACTAGCACCGTTaaacggtttgactggttggacctagttgccCGTTTATGAGTTAAAGACGgatctggtgattttatattgttttatagaaGAGCTTTGACAAAgacctcacaggcctgtatataaaattgtagGTCCCTCAGGATTTATGCGTGAAATATTGACTTTAACAAACGCTCAAACTGGTTGTTCTGAATAAACCAAAATGGCCTAATAGTGCCCAAAATCACTATAACTCAACAACTTAAACTTGTctgaaaagtttaaaaaaattgaatggaCAATACAGAGGTTTTGAGATACCAAAACaacatgggtaaagtacaatttactgtcaaGTAATCCTACCTTCTGTTGATTGTGACGaaattttttcatataatttttgtgacatcacaattacTGAAAGGTGAGACTTCTTGATGGTGAATTGTACTTTACTCATATCGTTTGGTATCTCCAAACCCTCACATTTTTAATTTCTAGAGGATactaaataaattcaaatttcaCAAAATGTACAATGATAGCAATAGTTGTAATCACAAACAACCTCTCATAACCAGCTGATTTCCAACCAATGTCAAAGTTTTTGTTAAAACATATCCAGAATATGATGGTCAATCTTTAAAGAtgttctctatcaaaaacaggagcagataatttagcatttttctttagttacaaaagttatttactttacaccattaacaccattgaaaagtttgagcttctaaggttacaaacataaataataaGAGCAACGTCAGTCAAATAAAATTagaataattaaacaaatttacttaattaacatttgaatttctcattttgtgttaaaattttgaaatttagacCCACAAAAATAACCAGTTAAATGAATACATGACTAGGTATAGACTGCTATATTCTAGAAAAGCAGACAACAAAATGGCGATGCTTAAAGCAATTATGTTTATGTAATGGTCCCTTTATCACTTTCAAAACAACCTCGCCACAAAGATACCAAAATAGCACTTTTAATgaaacaacaaataaacaataatccTCTAAAAGAATCATGGTCAAAAGGTTAAATCATGATAACAataaaatgtgacaaataaatGTAAGAAATTAAGTACCGTACAAATCAAAATGAACAAATTGTGTATTTAAaaacttcatatacatgtatattgaacaAGAGGTCCATGAGCCTTAATGgccatctgactattggcaaaATACTACATGGCCAAAGCACAGGGACCTGTCATGAATTTCTAACCAAAAGTAtagataatatttataattttttttttaaagttactgACTTTGTCCCAAGGCCTTTCTGCCTTCACAAGCATCTTCAGGCGGAATGGTGAAACCAAATATTCCGCCCGCAGATACCTGTGAAGGCAGAAGGGCCTTGCGACAAAGTCtgcaactttttaaaaaaatcttttatttcaatACATTCGTAAGGAACGATTTGATTTTtactatattacaatatatagttttttatataaacactgTTAGACAGAAAttcatgccaggtccctgtTGGCCTAAGTATACATAAATGAGGGAAACAATGTTTGATACAACTGAAACTAATGGACTGAAAATTCATTTTCTAGATCTTCCCTAACAATTAAGACATTGTACACTAGTAACTCTTTAGTAGAAGTTATCTGAaatatttgaccactgtgaccttgaaagtaggtcaaggtccttcaagTGAACAAACTTGAAGTGCTTTATTaagcatactacaggccaatATCTTCAGTCTTATACACCTTTCATATGTTATGAAGCTGTTGGAAGATATTTGCATACAAATATCTGACctctctgtgaccttgaaagtagggaATCCCTTAATTCCAGCATACTACAAGGCCTTTATGTTATTTACAAAAAGTTGTTAAAATACATCATATGTCACTTATGTGagcttgaatgaaggtcaaggtcattcattagaacaaacttagtagcccttcatcccaacatgcttCAGGCCCTATATCAGGTCTCTAATCTCTTAGTTGTTGACacaaagtcatttaaagattttaatagcctttttgacccatgAAAACAGGTCAAGCTCATCTATTTGAATAAACTTTGTAGTCCTTTATCCCaacatcctacaggcccaatatgagtacccttggcctttCGATTATTGAGAATAAGTTGATTAAATTAAGTTTTATGCATGGCAGACAGCACACAGCCGGGACGACAATGAATGGTGTACGATGGCTTAAGATAATCCTGACCTTTCCTGACCTAATTTATAATAAGTTCCATTTTCTCAAGAGAGAATTGGTCAAACTGCAAAAGTCATTTCAATATAGCACATAGTTTAACTCTAGTTGTAATATGTAGTAGAGTACATGATTTCACATAGTAAAAAGTCGTAACAGTAGAGTTCTTGATTTCACTTTATAACTTCAGTCGTAACATACAGTCGAGTACATGATTTCACTTAGTAACAAGTCGTAACAGTAGAGTTCTTGATTTCACTTTATAACTTCAGTCGTAACATACAGTCGAGTACATAATTTCACTTAGTAACAAGTCGTTACAGTAGAATTCTTGATTTCACTTTATAACTTCAGTCGTAACATGCAGCAGAGTACTTGATTTCACTTTTCCATTTTAGTTATAACATGCAGTCGAGTACATAATTTCACTTAGTAGCAAGTCGTAACAGTAGAGTACATAATTTCACTTAGTAGCAAGTTGTAACAGTAGAGTACATAATTTCACTTAGTAGCAAGTTGTAACAGTATGGTACATGATCCCGCTAATTCATAATAATGAGATACATCAACAAGTCACATCCAACACACGAACTTattaacaaataatgaaaacaaatgtaatatctCACAATCGGAACTCTTCTAAAGTCAAATGGAGGTATTCCTTTAGGGTAGAAGGGAGGGGAAGAGTATCAATTTTTCCGAGTCGCCGGACCCCGACAGTATCACGAATCACACATCTACAGTAGTGCTGTAAGGGCCGCGGATCCTTGCAAAGGTCACGGTACCATGACAACTTGGCGTATTGTTCATCGGACCGATTCAAATTCATAATTCCTTGATGACGTGGGTCCCGAGCACCAGGGGGCAAAATATGGGCTGACACAGCACCAAGAGATTCTAAGGTAGGTAGGTAAGCTTCACTCTTTACTATGGCATGTAGAATTGTTCTGTCTGAGTTTTTATTGCGGAGTTCGTATTGTAGAACGTTATCGCCTTGACGATTTAAGATTTTATATGATGCTCCGTAGGCTATCAACAACGCGGCGGCTTCGGGTCGTCGCTCCTGTAGCGAGGTTTCATGGAAACATACATAGTGAAGTGGGCTGTAACCTGAAACATACAAATCAATCAATTCAATTAATCGTTGAAATATGGTGTAgatactgtaacaggagagaagccGCCAGACCAGGACTCGAACCTGGAACCTCCAAACACTAGTCAAATGCTCCTTagctgagctacctgatcaccaaTTAGCAATGaatgacccagtccaatcccaccacactcctccctcctttttcaaagtcttcGCCCTAGAAGACATTCGAGACCCTTATACCACCACTGTGAGTATTTCAGTTGTgtgccaattttgtaacaggagaggagaaaatgcaGCGACAAGACCGTGATTTGAACCCAGAACCTCTAGCTGAATGTTCTACCGCTGAGCAACCTGGTCACAGATGaatgacccagtccaatcccacaaaaatacattaaagttagttcatttttttgtttgttaatcattttgtttgctttccaaaaataaaactattaagataaacatacattttgtattaggGGGTGGAGAAAAGCCATGAAGGAAAACCATCGGTATATGGCAACTGCACCACATATGATTTGGACTTGTGACCCAGAAGTGGAAGGTTTGCAGTTAATATGTCGGGACTTCTTAACCACTCGGACAATGCAGTTTAAGTTttcaaatagaaaaataaacaacaggTGTCACACGACATACCAAGAGATTCTGGGATGTTGACGTCCGTGTTGTAGCCATTCATGACTAATTGTCTCAACATGTCCATAGAGAAGGACTTGTTAGCCTGGACGACAAGATGTAGAGGACTTAATCCGGCCATGTTCTTGTGGTTTACATCCGAGCCTCTCTTGAGTAACGATTCCACACAGGACAACATGCCGTTCTTCACACACTCATGGAGGGGTGTATCACCtaaaataaacatcagttaGTGTTATTCAAAACCACACACTCCtgtatttgttttgatatgtttaacgtcctattaacatccaggccCTATTAGGACATGCTAGGTCTGTAATGTGTAGGAAAGCTAAAGTACCTGATGAAAAACCACCAGCCTATGTTCAGCACTTGGCAACTGCttcacatgggattcaaactcgcaaccACGAGGTGGAGGTCTTGTAGTATTATGTcaaaacatcttaaccactaagGCCTCACAGTAGGGGAGTATCATATAAAACAAAgatcaaatattgttttcaaaaatcaaagtactgtaagtactgaaggAGGTGTAATTCAAAATCACATTTGCTAAAAagcttaaagctgacaatgcaagttaaaaacattcagttgaaattaaaaaaaatatatattaacgaaatattttttttcaaaaattgtttctgagacatcccctagttatgacagtgtggtatctaaggaagtggcagccatttttcttttgctctgcttagtaaccttcactggccaaccccctatataaagcacgggacacttaaCACACGTGTATCATTCCAAACATGTCTTGTCTTAGATACACATggcccgatattgcaaataacaatgtcaaattgaaaatgaacACTGCACTCatctgacaatatttcattgaagtaatagatgaatgtgttgttagctatatcccaacatatgtccaatacgaactaataaaacacttcaatatacactaagttttacacgtacatgtacaacgacacgtgtgtgtccttgatagttatCGCTCCTTCGGGTgaggtacgtagtcacgtgtatatggtcagttgagtgcatcgggtacgatgatatacgtggagatatgtggacggattattgtttggatttctattcacttgcgttggaattttattttgagaagtATCtgaatgacaacttagaggagttgacatgttttcatgctaaaaaaaagtcccatatagttttacaggtgagggttttgtttacctatttgtatgtgatataacctgtggactgctaggtgtatagatacatgaatgagcgcacgtgtgtcgattcacgcgctttatataggggtcggtgagtcgtcggaatgtaaaacaaaaatggctgtcctcaaccggggaatgtctcataaacgattcttgaaaaaaagagtatacttatttaaaaaaaaaacattttaataatttaacttgcattgtcagctttaatttcatatttaccaCATAGCTTTAAAAATGTTGGTTGATTGGAAACCAAACTTTACTTTATGTAAGCATGATTGCTACTACAAACTATGATTTGATTgcacaaaagaaaaagaagagataATAGTCTATAAAGAAGCATTTATACCGCAACATGAACATGGTTCTGTCGTCTGAACGTCAAAttgtcatcaatattgatgttGTCATCGACAATTCATACCTGTCTGTTTTGAAGGAAGAGATAAAATGTCCTTCCATATTGCATTGTTGAGATGAGCATGTACACAATCTTCAAAAGACTTCTGGGAGGCTATATACAGACTAGTGCGACCAAACTCATCGACCGCATTATAATCTGCTCCGTCCCAGATCAGCTTGGTAACACAGTCCACGTGATTATTGGCTGCAGCCAGATGGAGAGGAGTTGTCCCCCCTGCATGTGGAAAAGCTGAAATAAAAGATGAAGTTCAGATTGAGAAATTTTTCGTATAGATTTGCTATGCTCATCAGCCATTACAATAAATCGTTAATTGTTATTCTAGATTTTAAAGATACTAAAAACTTACCACAAATGTTTTGCATAAAATTTTTGACATTAGAAATGATGAATCCATCAAGAGTCAAAAGTccaactcattcacccctaaagacacaatTGAATGCCTCTGATTCAAAGGCTGGACCAgttcattatcaattttcaggggtgaatgagttaaaccatatatttattttgaaaataccTGTATAGGATCCCTGTTTAGAAAATTTGGTTCCAACATTGCATAATGCTTCAGCATCGAGAAGTTTCTGCAGACATTCAGTGTGGCCCATTTCTGCTGCCATGTGTAATGCTGTTACATCAAAACGGTCTTTGGCGTTAATGTCAGCTGAAATGTAGAAATAACAAATTCCAGGGTTGTGGTCAAGAACAGCAAGCAATAGATAAAATTAGGGCTAGTTGGGTTTGGATTTCCAGAAGACTTTCAGGACTGTCAAAATTAAAACACacttaaatatgaaataaggtgaatattacattttttacaGATAACATAGTTTTATTTTCACTGACAAGTAACGTATTAGCCCCAATAAGTACCAGTGATTTCTTTAAGTTCCAAACTCCATACAAATGAACAATTATCGCACATCTCAAATTTAACCATAATCAAAATCTTGGGCTGTTAATATGACAAGCTGCAAGTGGGAAGTGACAATATATTAAAGTGAGTGCAAAATGTTTTCTTCTAACTTTTAAGACATATTTGACCCTAAATTAACCTATAGAATTTAATCCCACAATTAAGTATTGCTATCTTCAGATTTGTACTAAAATGCCCagaattttatcatatatacatatatatatataggcagcTGGCTATAAACTAGGGCTGCAACAGGTACTTTTTGTCCTGGTCTGCACGGTACCTGAATTTCAATACCCAACGGTCAACCTGTACCTGGTACTCGACATatattaccgtatttttgcgcgtatagtgcgcacccgcgtatagtgcgcaggtacgtttttgagtttcatttgggaaaaaaaaaatattaacaaaaaaaaatctcagtttTTGTATCTTCGATCACAACATTTTGCATTGCCTCCAAACACTTTTgaagaacaaaatcaaacggttcttattgtttatcagtgcttaaaacaaccttctgtttattaaaattaacTGGCGAGAGGAGTTTGACACGatgattgacactttgtttacacAACGGCAGGCCTAGTTAGCTTGTGAATTGCCGGTGACACTATAATGAGGATATCAACAACGatgtttttacaatcaaataattaaccataccttgtgtaattccaagtggtatcaatcaagtctattgtgtatctgataggcATTTAGATTTAATCATTGTCCAAGATATTAGCTGGAAAGCCGACTGAGTAGGCTAATCAACCACAggtggccgccatatttgattacTGACTGCACGCTTCCGTATtctcaattatttcaattagtaTTGAAATCAGGATGATATCTTACAGAACCATTTCAAAAGATAGTAATAAGAGTAAATTTTACAGTCATACCATCATTTATAGTGCCGATTGGTCAGTGTTAAAGTAGGAaggttttagtttcgtatttaattTGCTGGCTCTGCATGTGGGATTACACTCACTTCCGTAAACATTTGCAAGAActtatttataaggtaatctgTCTAAAGTGACGAATTAATTACACACTTATACATCGTTTCAAGCTCCAGGCTATATTCATTTAGCCATTTAGATTTGGAGATACCTTACTGAAGATTCACGATCGTAACATGAATCCGGTCATGAACACACGTGCTCTCAAAACGGACTTTCaaggaattaaagataaaaatttcaagagatgttttccttttatattgaatatatacatTGACAACTGACTTAAAGTTCCAAgtatttaatcataattatttcaCGACAACGTGTACAAAATGTTACTGCATAGCTCGCGGGACCTGCCGGTCGGTGATCATAACCCAGGACCTGGCCATGCCTTGTACCTGCGTATAGTGCGCGACCCCAAATTCTCACttgataaattatgaaaaaaagtgtgcactatacgcgcaaaaatacggtaacTTCATTTTGGTacaatattgttatatttttgtaccCATATGTAGCAATCCTTCGAGATTTGATgccatttgcatattataagaATATGATCGGGACATCCGAAAACTATAGCCAAATACTCTATCATTAAGCTATGTACTTGGTCATTGATGAtggacccagtccaatcccgctacattcctccctcctttttcaaAGTCTCCGCCCTCAAAGACATACAAGACCCTAATACCACCATCATGGGTATTTTAGTAGGGCaccaattttgtaattataggagaggagaaaatgttaCACGATACTGTGATTCAAACCCGGGACCGTAGCGGCAAGACCGAGATTCAAACCTAGGATCTCCAAACACTAGCTGAAAGCTCTAccactgagctacctggtcacccaCCAGTGATCGACCCAATCCATTCCAGCTATATATCtattgttgaaaagaccaaggcaCTTCTTGGTGTTATTTAATGCTTTGTAAGCAGTTGACCTAGGTGGCTCGATACCAAACAGTGTCGGCAAATTCTACGTTTTCATATAGTTGCGCTATGGCTGTACACCTGCAGACATCTATACCTGTCATAATAATGCGTAAGTCTGGTGTCATATGGCCCGCCGGAGTATCTCGGGCCAAGGATTCATAATTGAGAAGGATTTGTtagtctctttacattactaaagcCATGCGACACACCTATGAActgggaataaaaaccattttattaACAATTATTTGTCTCATCGagtaaaatcagaaacatatatacatagagattggaaactccttctttgtctttgttgacggGCAGAGgtacctccggtttataggcattttacCTTGGCTAACTTCTTTTAAGTGtgttcttttaaacatgatatttttgcatcaacacaaagtttaaacataatatcatggtttgatgtgatcagttttcccgattgatgttatttaatatgatttttgaaagcacgaaaataagcaattttacctggttttttgaaaatcaggcattcaaaaccagaagtgcattttgttttattaatagataagttgaaatattattttttttttttttttatctaaaatcgtactcaaaccatctgaaaatttcTAAACTTTTagaacatatcaaagttattcttttatattcaactatttaagagtttatctaaaaacccctaagcacatacagaggtacatctgccgatcgtaaaattggaggagttgccaatctctatgtataaatatgtttctggtaaAATGAAACACCAGTGTAAAGATTAATAAATTTCTACATCTAATTCATGTCTTAAGGACGgcagatttagaagaaatgtcataattttttattaaaaaacatatGACATCTCATGAAAAGACGGctcgcttcagaaagtaagtgTCAAAACCttgcacccgcaagctacatcaaagacTGGGCAAGCGGACATCAAAGTTGTCGCCCAACGTTACTCTCAGTGCACAAGCACAAAAGCACTCACGCATATTCGTCTAAAACCCCGAGTTACTTATCCTCCTCATCCACGTCCTTGCTTGAGCTAACCTACATGTAAGCAGTAAACAGCCCGATTCTAACacactgacatgtatagtactcGTCTATTCAATTGCATGATTTCGTCTCACAGCGAGATGACGTTTTAGTTTTAGAGtttaaattaaacaatatttaccGCGTGTAAAAACCTGGCGTGTACTTACCTCCCTTTTCAATGAGATACTGAACGATCTGAGGATGTCCCTTAGCAGAAGCATTTTGTAAAGGGGTCGTGTAATTTTGTGATGCATAGAACAAATTCTTGTTGTATTCGTTTGCATCAGGAGATGCACCGAGTTCAGTTAAATTTTTGACTTCTTCAAAATCACCCTCTTTCGATGCCAACACTAACAAACGGTCGAGTTCAATGTCTTTTTGAATCATTTCGGAGCTTTTCCTTTTCCGAATGTGCGCCATGACACATTACAAACTTCCGTAAAGCTGGGGACCGTTCCGTGTAGGGCCATGTGTTTTGAAAATGCAAATATGTCTAAATGACAGATATTTAGTGTTTGctataaaagaataaaaagttGTATCATAATTcgttaattttatcaaaaatattttaataaatgctCTATTTTACCACTTGTAAGAATACATTATAAGATATTACCGTATTGCTCCCTGAGGAAAGGTTTTTAGTTTTGGAGGTAGAAAAGTTAGCCCAAGATAACGGAGGCGGGAGTTAACCAGTTTAAAGAAGAAAGCACAGTAGACCATCCGAAAATAGTAAATGTAGGCACCTATGAATTTAAAATGAAACTGCGATGAATTTATTTAAgttttcataaaaacaaaacattacttGTCGTTCAACCGactttaatatgaatttaaggcaaagcctcagaagagcgcagctacacatgtgtaacaggagaggagaaaatgtagcggccagaccgggattcgaacccgggaccctccgaatactagccgagtgctctaccgactgagctacctggtcaccgatgatcgacccagtccaatcccgctacactcctccctcctttctcgaagtcttcgccctcgaagacacacaagacccttccaaacaccaccaccgtgggttatttagttgggcgccaattctgtaacaggagaggagaaaatgtagcggccagaccgggattcgaacccaggaccCTCCGAATagtagccgagtgctctaccgactgagctacctggtcaccgatgatcgacccagtccaatcccgctacacatgtaaaagattatatcTGTATCTGTT
This genomic window from Argopecten irradians isolate NY chromosome 11, Ai_NY, whole genome shotgun sequence contains:
- the LOC138335435 gene encoding ankyrin repeat, PH and SEC7 domain containing protein secG-like, giving the protein MAHIRKRKSSEMIQKDIELDRLLVLASKEGDFEEVKNLTELGASPDANEYNKNLFYASQNYTTPLQNASAKGHPQIVQYLIEKGADINAKDRFDVTALHMAAEMGHTECLQKLLDAEALCNVGTKFSKQGSYTAFPHAGGTTPLHLAAANNHVDCVTKLIWDGADYNAVDEFGRTSLYIASQKSFEDCVHAHLNNAIWKDILSLPSKQTGDTPLHECVKNGMLSCVESLLKRGSDVNHKNMAGLSPLHLVVQANKSFSMDMLRQLVMNGYNTDVNIPESLGYSPLHYVCFHETSLQERRPEAAALLIAYGASYKILNRQGDNVLQYELRNKNSDRTILHAIVKSEAYLPTLESLGAVSAHILPPGARDPRHQGIMNLNRSDEQYAKLSWYRDLCKDPRPLQHYCRCVIRDTVGVRRLGKIDTLPLPSTLKEYLHLTLEEFRL